The following proteins are encoded in a genomic region of Gemmatimonadaceae bacterium:
- a CDS encoding divalent metal cation transporter, which translates to MSTPSDAQPRISALRRVAKALGPGVVTGAADDDPSGIATYSIAGARFGTGLLWTAPVLWPLMAAVQMMCARIGLVTGRGLAGALRQKYPEWVLATAATALFIANTINVGADLGGMADAAHLLTGVPAFVWVLAFGIGITIATIRLRYAMIANTLKWLALILAVYVVAAIDVHPDWAAVLRATVVPHLPHGRAAWATLVAILGTTISPYLFFWQASQEVEEEKAAGHLTLKARQGATKTEIGDRKIDIGFGTLFSNIAMFFIIVTTASTLHTHGQTHLATSADVAAALRPLAGRFAMLLYTIGIVGTGLLAIPTLAGSAAYAFAETFNWRQGIDQKFTRARAFYAVIGVSVAIGIAMGFVGISPVKALYWTAVINGLLAPFLLVGILHAASDRKLMLGQPSSWPSRVVVGVTTAAMFAAGIAMFVV; encoded by the coding sequence ATGTCAACGCCTTCCGATGCCCAGCCCAGGATTTCTGCGCTACGCCGCGTTGCGAAAGCGCTGGGACCGGGTGTCGTCACGGGCGCCGCCGACGACGATCCGTCAGGCATAGCGACCTATTCGATCGCCGGCGCGCGGTTCGGCACGGGATTGCTCTGGACCGCGCCGGTGCTCTGGCCGTTGATGGCGGCCGTACAGATGATGTGCGCGAGAATCGGGTTGGTCACCGGCCGCGGGCTCGCGGGCGCACTGCGGCAGAAGTACCCGGAGTGGGTGCTCGCCACCGCCGCCACCGCCCTGTTCATCGCCAACACGATCAATGTCGGCGCCGACCTGGGCGGGATGGCGGACGCCGCGCACCTGCTCACCGGCGTGCCGGCGTTCGTCTGGGTGCTGGCGTTCGGCATCGGGATCACGATCGCGACGATCCGGCTGAGATATGCGATGATCGCCAATACACTCAAGTGGCTGGCGCTGATCCTCGCCGTGTACGTGGTCGCCGCCATCGACGTCCATCCCGACTGGGCTGCCGTGCTGCGGGCGACCGTCGTTCCGCACCTGCCGCACGGTCGAGCCGCGTGGGCCACGCTCGTCGCGATTCTCGGGACGACGATCAGTCCCTACCTCTTCTTCTGGCAGGCGTCGCAGGAAGTCGAGGAAGAGAAGGCGGCCGGCCATCTCACCCTCAAGGCGCGGCAAGGAGCTACCAAGACGGAGATCGGCGATCGGAAGATCGACATCGGGTTCGGCACGCTCTTTTCGAATATCGCGATGTTCTTCATCATCGTGACCACGGCGAGCACACTGCACACCCACGGCCAGACGCACCTCGCGACGTCGGCCGACGTCGCGGCCGCGCTCCGCCCGCTGGCGGGCCGCTTCGCGATGCTGCTCTACACCATCGGCATCGTCGGGACCGGTTTGCTGGCAATCCCGACGCTCGCTGGTTCCGCCGCGTACGCGTTCGCCGAGACGTTCAACTGGCGCCAGGGCATCGATCAGAAATTCACGAGGGCACGCGCTTTCTATGCGGTGATCGGCGTCTCGGTCGCGATCGGCATCGCGATGGGTTTCGTGGGCATCAGCCCGGTGAAGGCGCTCTACTGGACGGCCGTGATCAATGGCCTGCTGGCCCCGTTCCTGTTGGTCGGCATTCTCCACGCGGCGTCGGATCGCAAGCTGATGCTCGGCCAGCCGAGTTCGTGGCCGAGTCGCGTCGTGGTGGGCGTTACCACCGCGGCGATGTTCGCGGCCGGGATCGCGATGTTCGTGGTCTAG
- a CDS encoding polymer-forming cytoskeletal protein produces MAIWKESAAPKKPEPSTGLDPVIRRDAEPRIDFAPQPASTAASPSPSIAPVRRAPGRDAKESLVSEGLTIEGTIQGTGHIRIAGRFTGDVNVDGNVSIEAGAKVVGGVVADTVTIGGELDGNIDKAARVELLESGVLNGDLKADSLTVAAGSRMRGRVEFGWPADQSKKSGLKVETGSN; encoded by the coding sequence ATGGCCATCTGGAAAGAATCAGCCGCGCCGAAGAAGCCCGAACCATCCACGGGCCTCGACCCCGTCATCCGCCGCGACGCCGAGCCCCGCATCGACTTCGCGCCGCAGCCGGCATCCACCGCGGCATCGCCATCACCCAGCATCGCGCCGGTGCGGCGGGCCCCGGGGCGTGACGCCAAAGAGTCGCTGGTGAGCGAAGGGCTGACCATCGAAGGAACCATTCAGGGCACCGGCCACATCCGCATTGCCGGCCGCTTTACCGGCGACGTGAACGTGGACGGCAATGTGAGCATCGAAGCCGGCGCGAAAGTCGTGGGCGGGGTCGTAGCCGACACCGTGACCATCGGCGGCGAACTGGACGGCAACATCGACAAGGCGGCGCGCGTGGAGCTGCTCGAGTCGGGGGTGCTGAACGGGGATCTCAAGGCCGACTCTCTCACCGTGGCGGCTGGCTCGCGCATGCGGGGCCGGGTCGAGTTCGGGTGGCCGGCTGATCAGTCCAAGAAATCCGGTCTCAAGGTAGAAACCGGCTCGAACTGA
- a CDS encoding ammonium transporter — translation MQHLTIDTGNTGFMLLCSSLVMLMTPGLAFFYGGLVGRKNVLAIMMQSFASMGWTTVLWWAFGFSMCFSGNLKTGTDIAGIVGNFHWAFLRGVSLDMPSPANATIPLIVFFAYQMMFAIITPALITGAFVNRVRFPAYMLFLTAWLTLVYFPFVHMIWGGGIMAQWGVLDFAGGIVVHNIAGIAALASVLYVGRRKVVDRGPHSIPLVALGTGLLWFGWYGFNAGSEFRVDAVTAVAFVNTDLAASFAAIAWLAMDWMSARKPKFLGLLTGAVAGLATVTPAAGYVSPKSAVVIGLLAGVVCYYAVALKNRLRWDDALDVWGVHGVGGFLGILCCGIFASVAINPAGTDGLIHGNSHFFLIELGAVCLSSVWAFVFTYGMLWLIDRVTTVKVDEAGETEGLDSALHGEVAYLEAG, via the coding sequence ATGCAACATCTGACCATAGACACCGGCAACACGGGCTTCATGCTGCTGTGCTCCAGTCTCGTGATGCTGATGACGCCCGGCCTCGCGTTCTTCTACGGCGGACTGGTGGGCCGCAAGAACGTGCTCGCCATCATGATGCAGAGCTTTGCCTCCATGGGGTGGACCACGGTGCTCTGGTGGGCCTTCGGCTTCTCGATGTGCTTTAGCGGCAATCTGAAGACCGGCACCGACATCGCGGGCATCGTCGGCAACTTTCACTGGGCGTTCCTCCGCGGGGTCTCGCTCGACATGCCCTCGCCGGCCAACGCGACCATCCCGCTCATCGTGTTCTTCGCGTATCAGATGATGTTCGCCATCATCACGCCGGCCCTGATCACGGGTGCATTCGTCAACCGCGTGCGGTTCCCGGCCTATATGCTCTTCCTCACCGCATGGCTCACGCTCGTCTACTTTCCCTTCGTGCACATGATTTGGGGCGGGGGGATCATGGCGCAGTGGGGCGTACTCGACTTCGCCGGCGGCATCGTGGTGCACAACATTGCCGGCATTGCGGCGTTGGCCTCCGTGCTGTACGTCGGGCGGCGCAAGGTCGTGGATCGCGGACCGCACTCCATTCCCCTCGTGGCCCTGGGCACGGGGCTGCTCTGGTTCGGGTGGTACGGCTTCAACGCGGGCAGCGAATTCCGCGTGGACGCGGTGACGGCGGTGGCGTTCGTGAACACGGACCTCGCGGCGAGCTTCGCTGCCATCGCCTGGCTCGCCATGGACTGGATGTCCGCACGAAAGCCCAAGTTCCTCGGCCTGCTCACCGGCGCGGTGGCCGGCCTCGCCACGGTCACGCCGGCTGCTGGGTACGTGTCTCCCAAATCGGCGGTCGTGATCGGTCTTCTGGCCGGCGTGGTGTGCTACTACGCGGTGGCGTTGAAGAACAGGCTGCGCTGGGACGACGCGCTGGACGTCTGGGGCGTGCACGGGGTCGGCGGGTTTCTCGGCATCCTCTGCTGCGGCATCTTCGCCTCCGTTGCGATCAATCCGGCGGGCACCGACGGTCTCATCCACGGCAATTCGCACTTCTTCCTCATCGAGCTCGGCGCGGTGTGTCTGTCGTCGGTGTGGGCATTTGTGTTCACATATGGCATGCTCTGGCTCATCGACCGGGTCACGACCGTCAAGGTGGACGAGGCAGGGGAGACCGAAGGGCTCGACAGCGCCCTCCATGGAGAGGTGGCGTACCTCGAGGCGGGGTGA
- a CDS encoding co-chaperone GroES, which produces MAPLADRAVVQPLEESEQMRGGLYIPDTAKEKPQQGKIIAVGPGRFEKDKRVPMEVKVGDRVLYGKYSGAEITVDDAQVLILRESDILAIIG; this is translated from the coding sequence ATCGCGCCGCTCGCTGATCGCGCGGTGGTACAGCCGCTCGAGGAATCGGAGCAGATGCGCGGCGGGCTGTACATCCCCGATACGGCCAAGGAAAAGCCGCAGCAGGGCAAGATCATCGCCGTCGGCCCGGGCCGCTTCGAGAAGGACAAGCGCGTGCCCATGGAAGTGAAGGTCGGGGACCGCGTGTTGTATGGGAAGTACAGCGGCGCCGAGATCACGGTGGACGACGCGCAGGTGCTCATCCTCCGCGAGTCCGACATCCTCGCCATCATCGGCTGA
- a CDS encoding NmrA/HSCARG family protein: MSAKRIIAVFGATGAQGGGLARAIAADRDGPFAARGITRNPNSDKAKALAALGVEVVAADADDASTLPGALAGAYGAYCVTNFWEHLSAEREGVQAAAMARAARQAKLQHVVWSTLEDTRKWVPLSDNRLPTLYGKYKVPHFDSKGQMDDLFTREAAPTTFLLAAFYWENFIHFGMAPRVGEDGNLVLAMPLGGAKLPGIATEDIGRCAYGVFRKGVSTVGEHIGIAGESLSGAEMAAKMGRALGRTVNFFDMPFDAYRGLAFPGAQDLGNMFQFHAILGDEFQRNRDPKRARELNPALLDFDAWLAANITRFPIGT, translated from the coding sequence ATGTCGGCCAAGAGGATCATCGCAGTATTCGGCGCCACAGGTGCACAGGGAGGCGGCCTCGCGCGCGCCATCGCCGCGGACCGCGACGGGCCGTTCGCCGCACGTGGCATCACCCGCAATCCGAACTCCGACAAGGCGAAGGCTCTCGCCGCGCTCGGGGTGGAAGTGGTCGCGGCCGATGCGGACGATGCCTCCACCTTGCCGGGCGCCCTGGCGGGGGCATACGGTGCCTATTGCGTCACGAACTTCTGGGAACACCTTTCGGCGGAGCGCGAAGGGGTCCAGGCCGCGGCCATGGCACGGGCCGCGCGGCAGGCGAAGCTGCAGCATGTAGTCTGGTCGACGCTCGAGGACACGCGCAAATGGGTGCCGCTTTCCGACAATCGCCTGCCCACACTGTACGGCAAGTACAAGGTGCCGCACTTCGATTCCAAGGGCCAGATGGACGACCTGTTCACCAGGGAGGCCGCGCCCACCACGTTCCTGTTGGCCGCGTTCTACTGGGAGAACTTCATCCACTTCGGTATGGCCCCGCGCGTCGGCGAGGACGGCAACCTCGTGCTGGCCATGCCGCTCGGTGGCGCCAAGTTGCCGGGCATCGCCACCGAGGATATCGGCCGGTGCGCGTACGGCGTGTTCCGCAAGGGCGTGAGCACGGTCGGGGAGCACATCGGCATCGCTGGCGAGTCGCTCTCGGGCGCCGAAATGGCGGCCAAGATGGGGCGCGCGCTCGGGCGCACGGTGAACTTCTTCGACATGCCGTTTGACGCCTATCGCGGGCTGGCTTTTCCCGGCGCCCAGGATCTCGGCAACATGTTCCAGTTCCACGCGATTCTCGGCGACGAGTTCCAGCGGAACCGCGACCCGAAACGCGCTCGCGAGCTGAATCCCGCGTTGCTCGACTTCGACGCGTGGCTAGCGGCCAACATTACGAGGTTTCCCATCGGCACGTGA
- a CDS encoding family 78 glycoside hydrolase catalytic domain: MAVVGLRAEYLTDPVGLDAMRPRLSWRIASGVRNTVQSDYEVQVATSEAALAHGVHLVWDSGKLKSDASVFVNDAGPAPASATRYYWRVRVWTAAGDVSAWSPAAYWETGLLRATDWTAKWIGPAPQPGDSGVTPSPLLRREFELHGRVRSARLYVTSLGLNQVYLNGRRVGRAELTPGWTSYHHRLEYLTYDVTALLRAGDNAVGAMLGDGWYRGYLGFDHARNLYGEHRALLLQLDVRYDDGRTERIASDGKWKTIDGPVRSSDIYNGETYDARLERTGWTSAPYDDGSWAPVAVLDAPAAQLVAPVAPPVRRVRELKPVSIRTAPNGEIVFDLGQNFAGWARLTVHGPAGTPVTMRFAEVLDHDGNIYTGNLRRAEQTDRYILKGGGTEVYEPHFTYHGFRYVAVSGLPGAPDSSTITGIALSSDLERTGTFVTSDTMLNQLQHNIQWGQRSNFMGVPTDCPQRDERLGWTGDAQVFARTAAFNMDVDGFFSNWLADVAIDQHADGSLPWVIPNPMGGDSTDKAGTAGWGDASVIVPWTMFLAYGDRGLLARQYPSMRAWVDFEKRQTGADHVWRPGWQFGDWLAYHSTDAGYPGATTGTDLIATAFLAHSADLVARAARALGKADDAAEYEALFRTERSAFDHEFVTPAGRVGESTQTAYALALQFDLLPDSLTATAGARLVQDVHLHDGHLTTGFLGTPYILDALARTGHLHAAYALLLQRTYPSWLYPITRGATTMWERWDGIEPDGTFEDPSMNSFNHYAFGAVGDWMYRTIGGLDVDPAAPGYKHSLIAPRPGGGLTSARASIVTQYGTLASAWRLEDSVFTLDVTVPPNTSSAVTLWGTTVDRVRDGGRPLAGDPGVRSVQQRGADVVMEVGSGEYRFTIAKS, translated from the coding sequence GTGGCGGTTGTCGGTCTCCGCGCGGAATACCTCACCGACCCCGTTGGGCTGGACGCGATGCGCCCGCGCCTGAGCTGGCGCATCGCGAGCGGCGTCCGCAACACGGTGCAGTCGGACTACGAGGTGCAGGTGGCGACCAGCGAGGCCGCGCTCGCGCACGGCGTCCACCTGGTGTGGGATTCGGGAAAGCTGAAGTCCGACGCGTCCGTGTTCGTGAACGATGCCGGGCCGGCGCCGGCGTCAGCCACGCGTTACTACTGGCGCGTGCGCGTCTGGACCGCGGCCGGCGACGTCTCCGCATGGAGTCCGGCGGCCTACTGGGAGACGGGACTGCTCCGCGCCACGGACTGGACTGCCAAGTGGATAGGCCCGGCTCCCCAGCCTGGCGACAGCGGCGTCACGCCATCGCCGCTGCTGCGCCGCGAGTTCGAACTGCACGGCCGGGTGCGCTCGGCACGGCTGTACGTGACGAGCCTCGGCCTCAACCAGGTGTATCTCAATGGCCGGCGAGTAGGCCGCGCGGAACTCACGCCCGGCTGGACGTCGTACCACCACCGCTTGGAGTATCTGACGTACGACGTCACGGCGCTGCTCCGCGCCGGCGACAACGCGGTGGGCGCGATGCTCGGCGACGGCTGGTACCGCGGGTATCTGGGGTTCGACCACGCGCGCAACCTGTACGGCGAACATCGCGCGCTGCTGCTGCAGCTGGACGTCCGCTACGATGACGGACGCACGGAACGCATAGCGTCCGACGGGAAATGGAAGACGATCGACGGCCCCGTGCGATCGTCCGACATCTACAACGGCGAGACGTACGATGCGCGCCTGGAGCGTACGGGATGGACGTCGGCTCCGTACGACGACGGCAGTTGGGCGCCGGTGGCCGTGCTCGACGCGCCGGCCGCGCAGTTGGTGGCGCCCGTGGCGCCCCCCGTGCGGCGGGTGCGGGAACTCAAGCCGGTGTCGATACGCACCGCTCCGAACGGAGAGATCGTGTTCGACCTTGGCCAGAACTTCGCCGGCTGGGCCCGGCTCACCGTGCACGGGCCGGCGGGCACGCCGGTTACCATGCGCTTCGCCGAGGTGCTCGACCATGACGGGAACATCTACACGGGCAATCTTCGGCGGGCCGAGCAGACCGACCGCTACATACTGAAGGGCGGGGGGACCGAGGTCTACGAGCCGCACTTCACGTACCACGGGTTCCGGTACGTTGCCGTGTCGGGGCTTCCGGGAGCGCCCGACAGCTCGACGATCACTGGTATCGCGTTGTCGTCGGATCTCGAGCGGACCGGTACGTTCGTCACGTCCGACACGATGCTGAATCAGCTCCAGCACAACATTCAGTGGGGGCAGCGCAGCAACTTCATGGGCGTGCCCACCGACTGCCCACAGCGCGACGAGCGGCTGGGGTGGACCGGCGACGCCCAGGTGTTCGCGCGCACCGCGGCGTTCAACATGGACGTCGACGGGTTCTTCTCGAATTGGCTTGCCGATGTGGCCATCGATCAGCACGCGGACGGCAGCCTGCCGTGGGTGATTCCCAACCCTATGGGCGGCGACTCCACCGACAAGGCGGGCACGGCCGGTTGGGGGGACGCGTCGGTGATCGTGCCGTGGACGATGTTTCTCGCCTACGGCGACCGTGGGCTGCTGGCGCGCCAGTATCCGAGCATGCGCGCGTGGGTGGATTTCGAGAAGCGGCAGACCGGTGCCGACCACGTGTGGCGTCCGGGATGGCAGTTCGGCGACTGGCTGGCCTATCACAGTACCGACGCGGGCTATCCGGGCGCGACCACCGGCACCGATCTGATCGCCACGGCGTTCCTGGCGCACTCTGCCGATCTGGTGGCGCGCGCCGCGCGGGCATTAGGGAAAGCGGATGACGCGGCCGAGTACGAGGCGCTGTTCCGCACGGAACGCTCGGCGTTCGACCATGAGTTCGTGACGCCGGCGGGGCGGGTGGGCGAGAGCACGCAGACCGCGTACGCGCTGGCCCTGCAGTTCGACCTGCTGCCCGATTCGCTCACCGCCACGGCCGGCGCGCGGCTCGTGCAGGACGTGCACCTGCACGACGGGCATCTCACCACCGGGTTCCTGGGCACGCCGTACATCCTGGACGCGCTGGCGCGCACCGGCCACCTGCATGCGGCGTACGCGCTGCTGCTGCAGCGCACGTATCCGTCGTGGCTCTATCCCATCACGCGGGGCGCGACGACCATGTGGGAGCGGTGGGACGGCATCGAGCCTGATGGGACGTTCGAGGATCCGAGCATGAATTCGTTCAACCATTACGCGTTCGGCGCCGTGGGCGATTGGATGTACCGGACCATCGGTGGTCTCGACGTCGATCCGGCGGCACCGGGATATAAACATTCACTGATTGCACCGCGACCCGGCGGTGGCCTGACGAGCGCCCGCGCGTCCATCGTCACGCAGTACGGCACGCTGGCGTCGGCGTGGCGGCTGGAGGACTCGGTATTCACGCTCGACGTAACCGTGCCTCCGAACACGTCGTCGGCGGTCACGCTGTGGGGCACCACGGTGGACCGGGTGCGCGACGGCGGACGGCCGCTGGCGGGCGATCCCGGCGTGCGTTCGGTTCAACAGCGCGGCGCCGACGTCGTAATGGAAGTGGGGTCCGGGGAGTATCGGTTCACGATCGCCAAGTCGTAA
- a CDS encoding Ig-like domain-containing protein encodes MAATPLKSLQAPSVRTFIALGLLLGACSGGSKDSTPTIPNTLTTVVVALSPASIPVGRTSTASASGLDQNGAPIGVGAVTWSSGSPGVATVNAGGVVSGVAAGQAQIIATSGTKQGQQTITVTPIPVATVAVTPAAATLGIGATQQLTATERDASGDTLAGRVVTWSTSDATKATVSASGIVTGVALGTATITATSETKTGTAAITVAIIPVASVTIAPPTAVLAVGGTSTMTATARDANGNVLTGRTFTWTTSNPAIVSGTATGNVVSLTAVSVGTDTVTATSEGKSGSAVVTVSGSVASVTLGTPGQSAVFLDSPNFNAALNVQPGSQYLIAVVNTDPSSTLREDFTLGASFGSSSGSRVLSAPVVRSPQAPVPSPRVRGPGIALSNRSFNGVASRLRMEQNHLAMLEGNQQIFARFGSPAAAWSKARAQGGRVLPLSASVTQTIGSVNRVYVRNTLAGSCTTVDSIGARTVAVGQHVIVLADTNLTTWTQPYRPDSAFYQTFANEYDQITYPTLLAYIGNPLAYDASLSGIGKVTVVITPVLNNLGGLTGGGTVMAFVNGCDFYPYAASGANANFSNQTEMMYSMVPAANAFSVANWEKEIRATAAHESKHIVSYSDRILLGSGGGDEIWLEEGLAQISSEIWERHFNQATWKGHATFLQTVACEYALGAAAPCDQLNDRPLALLASHLPFTFAYLKNESDSNSEGLGLDTPANYGAGWTFARWAIDQYASTGEGPFIQSLINTTQTGLNNLSAHTGQSIPLLLTYWNVASAVFQTPTYTAADVRTTIPSFNFADIFKVAQAGLPGSSWVCNGTPCGFFTSTGLPVFPVQPIAFSSGPFSRAVTGVPGTSASYFLLSASAAGVETLQLLSGSGGVLSAGSGFRVAILRVQ; translated from the coding sequence ATGGCGGCGACGCCCTTGAAGTCATTGCAGGCCCCGTCGGTTCGCACATTCATTGCGCTCGGCTTGCTCCTCGGTGCCTGTAGCGGCGGCAGCAAGGACTCGACTCCAACCATTCCGAACACGCTCACGACCGTCGTCGTGGCCCTATCGCCAGCGTCCATTCCCGTAGGACGGACGTCGACGGCGAGTGCGTCGGGGCTCGACCAGAATGGAGCGCCGATCGGCGTCGGTGCAGTCACGTGGTCATCGGGTTCACCCGGTGTGGCAACGGTGAACGCGGGTGGCGTGGTCAGCGGCGTCGCGGCCGGGCAAGCTCAGATCATTGCCACCTCGGGCACCAAGCAAGGTCAGCAGACGATCACGGTGACGCCGATCCCAGTTGCGACGGTAGCGGTCACGCCAGCCGCCGCGACCCTCGGCATCGGCGCCACGCAGCAACTGACGGCTACGGAACGCGACGCCAGCGGCGACACACTCGCGGGCCGAGTCGTCACCTGGTCCACGTCCGACGCAACGAAAGCAACGGTCAGCGCGAGCGGGATCGTGACCGGTGTGGCTCTTGGCACGGCAACGATCACCGCCACGAGCGAAACGAAGACGGGCACGGCGGCGATCACGGTGGCGATCATTCCGGTTGCCAGCGTCACCATCGCTCCGCCAACGGCTGTGCTTGCGGTGGGAGGTACCTCGACCATGACGGCCACCGCACGTGATGCCAACGGCAACGTGCTCACGGGGCGCACCTTCACCTGGACCACGAGCAACCCAGCCATCGTGAGCGGAACCGCCACTGGGAACGTGGTTTCCCTGACCGCCGTTTCGGTTGGCACTGATACGGTCACCGCGACCAGCGAGGGGAAGAGCGGCTCCGCGGTCGTGACCGTGAGCGGAAGCGTAGCCAGTGTAACGCTCGGCACGCCGGGGCAGTCCGCCGTGTTCCTGGACTCGCCCAACTTCAACGCCGCCCTGAACGTACAACCCGGATCACAATATCTGATCGCCGTAGTCAATACGGACCCGTCCAGCACGTTGCGTGAGGACTTCACCCTCGGCGCGAGCTTCGGATCGAGTTCAGGGTCCCGGGTGTTGTCGGCCCCGGTCGTACGGTCGCCGCAAGCGCCCGTTCCATCGCCCCGTGTACGCGGGCCGGGGATCGCCCTGAGCAACCGTTCCTTTAATGGCGTCGCCTCCCGTCTGCGTATGGAGCAGAACCATCTGGCGATGCTCGAGGGGAATCAGCAGATCTTCGCGCGATTCGGAAGTCCCGCCGCAGCCTGGTCAAAGGCGCGGGCGCAGGGTGGGCGGGTGCTACCGCTGAGCGCGTCGGTCACGCAGACGATCGGGTCCGTGAATAGAGTGTACGTGCGGAACACACTCGCCGGTTCGTGCACCACCGTGGATTCCATCGGAGCGCGCACGGTCGCCGTGGGCCAACACGTGATCGTCCTCGCCGACACGAACCTCACCACATGGACACAGCCGTACCGGCCAGATTCGGCGTTCTACCAGACATTTGCCAATGAGTACGACCAGATCACCTATCCAACTCTGCTGGCGTACATCGGCAATCCGCTGGCCTACGATGCGTCGCTCTCCGGAATCGGAAAGGTGACGGTGGTCATCACGCCGGTGCTCAACAATCTCGGCGGCCTCACAGGAGGCGGAACGGTCATGGCGTTCGTCAATGGCTGCGACTTCTACCCCTACGCGGCCAGCGGGGCCAACGCGAATTTCAGCAACCAGACCGAAATGATGTACTCGATGGTGCCGGCAGCGAACGCGTTCAGCGTCGCGAACTGGGAGAAAGAAATTCGCGCGACCGCCGCCCACGAATCCAAACACATCGTTTCCTACTCCGATCGCATCCTGCTCGGCAGTGGCGGGGGCGACGAGATCTGGCTCGAAGAGGGGCTGGCGCAGATCTCTTCGGAAATCTGGGAACGCCACTTCAATCAGGCCACATGGAAGGGGCACGCGACCTTCCTCCAGACCGTCGCCTGCGAGTACGCCCTCGGAGCCGCTGCCCCGTGCGACCAGTTGAACGACCGTCCACTCGCCCTCCTCGCCAGTCACCTGCCATTCACCTTCGCCTACCTGAAGAACGAGAGCGATTCCAATTCGGAGGGACTTGGCCTGGACACTCCCGCCAACTACGGCGCGGGCTGGACGTTCGCCCGCTGGGCCATCGATCAGTACGCCTCGACCGGCGAAGGACCGTTCATCCAGTCGCTCATCAACACCACGCAGACCGGCCTGAACAACCTCTCGGCTCACACGGGCCAGTCGATCCCGCTGCTGCTCACGTATTGGAACGTGGCCTCCGCCGTCTTCCAGACCCCGACCTATACGGCGGCCGACGTTCGCACCACGATTCCAAGCTTCAACTTCGCCGACATCTTCAAGGTCGCACAGGCCGGTCTACCCGGGAGCAGCTGGGTGTGCAATGGAACGCCGTGCGGTTTCTTCACCAGTACTGGACTGCCGGTATTTCCGGTGCAGCCCATCGCGTTCTCCTCGGGGCCGTTCTCCAGGGCGGTGACGGGAGTGCCCGGCACGTCGGCATCGTACTTTCTGCTTTCGGCATCGGCGGCGGGTGTCGAGACGCTGCAGTTGCTCAGCGGGAGTGGGGGTGTGCTGTCAGCGGGCAGCGGGTTCCGCGTCGCGATCCTCCGGGTGCAATGA